The nucleotide window AAAACATAGTGTTTTCTGCAAGAAAACCACGAAAAATACTTTTTTCTTGAGGTCAATTAGCACACTAAGGTTTTTGGGGCCTCCATGACTTGATTTGGGTGTTAGGGTTTTAAAGAGGAGATTTAAGATCCGAATCACACATgaaatagctctgataccatgtagactcgtaaaaagaattgaaaaagagTAAATAAAGGGGAAAGAAGGAAGAGGCATGGAGAGAAGAGTGGAACGGATAGGGGAGAATAGCTTCCTCATGTCCCCACTATTATTTTATTAGGGCTTTCACTTATTTGCTGAAATGACAATATTGCCCCTCTTACTTAAGTGACTTAAAGAGAGATACTATAACCATAGGCCTAAAACTCTACTCAAACATACAAAAGCCTGTGTGGTCCACACACTGGACAGTTTTACATATAGCCCTGTGCTCCAGCTTGAGGAGGAGTGTGAGAGTGAAGGATACGTATGTACAGCTGCACATCCTATTGATAGATATCATAATGGATCCATGTATATCTATCAGGATCCCTACAGTTCTCTACAAATCTCGCTCCTCTTCTATATATTCCGGTCATTCTCAATAAGATGAGCACAATAATGTTTCCACAATGTAGTCTCTCGCAATGTACtcttttttattaaaattagGAACTTTCAACTAAACCATGGACCCCTCTTTTACACCATCCTCCCTCAGCAGCTATGTCTGCTGAGATATACTACCCGTTAATTCCTGGTGAGGCTGGCCCAATATGAATGTAAGCCAAGTATTTAGGCTCCATTTTGGGCAATGACACTGTAAAAAAAAGTAGCACTGTTTGAGAAAATTTAGCACCTTGGGGAGTGTGGTCAATATCACTTCCCATTGAAAATTAGGCTGGCAGCTAAATCTCAAAGAATGGTGATTTGGCCTTCTACACTGTTTCATTTCTAGCAGAATATGCAACATTCAAAAGGTGCCTGATATCTTCATATGAATTTGACATTGTCATGCCTTCATTATTTGCAGGTTATTAAGGTGCTTTTGGAGATTAGCAGGGAGCATTCTTGGGCAGCAGCAGTTCGTTCCAAGCTTATTTGCATGTTGACAAACATGTGCTATCAAGTTCCTAATGAGTCCATGGATCCTGACCCTAAtattccaatatttgttgtcgaACAGGTTGATCTGCTTGGAGGGATTGAATTTATTTGCCTTGAGGTATTTATATTTACTCAGTTACAGATTGATGCATATCAatgttctcttttcttttcagacAGTTATTTATGAAGTTTAGAAACCATATTTGGGTCAATATAaatccagtgttcgaagtatcagtatcgcaGTGTGTATCACATTGCAATCTGAGGGAAACACCGGGCAACTTTAGGAAAATGGTGGtattttttcagtgaaacttcatgcaatggtaaaatagtaaaatacacATGGTTTCACACTTTGAACTCAAAATGTTGCAAAAAACTAGGCTGAATCTTATTCCCTTttgtctttcaaaaaaataatttacAAAAGAACTGTGGATAGTAGTTTTTCATTGCTTAGGGGACAAAACAATGCCATGTTGGACCAAAAATGCTCCAAATCTCTCTCTGATCACAATTTCTCCACCAAATTCATGTGTTGATGTGAAGCAACTCAAGTGGAGTTGTGAAAACACAACTACAACGAGAATCCCCCTAAGAATTTAACTATATCTGCGACTCGGATTTTAGGAGAGTGAGTTAAGGGTTATTTTAAGAGTATAGAAGTGGTTAATTTCATACCTATTGGTATGATATGATTGAACATTGATGCATTTTCCTTTTGTTATTTCTCTCAACTGATAGACAGGCAGACATTTTGGGAAATTGGGCCTATAGTTTATTGTTTCGAAGTTCTGTTCTCCTTCTACATGTACTGTTTTTTCAATCTGGTCCCTGTTAAGTTTTATTTTGATTGCTGAAAACTGAAGGTAATTGCTGGATTTTGTTTCCCTAGTTGATGGAAATCTAATTTGAAAAAATTCTAATTAATTTCTGGAAAGTCAATCTCAAGTGCTGGAACTTTGTGCAAAGTCACTGGAAATTGAGTTTAGTGCTGATTTTCATTAATCCGTGTGGTTAAATTTTGGTGGTGGAAACTCATTCTGGGCCTATCCGATTAttcttgtgattgatgattgcAATTGAACAGAACATCTAATCCCTAGGTCAACTGCATCGGTAAGTTTCTAGTTTTTTCTTTGCTAATATTTCCACAAAATATGTCCTTAATGTAGTTGCTGTTGCTTttacttacatatatatatatatatatatatatatatatatatatatatatatatatatatatattatgtccacaaaataaaataaaaaataaaaaatcctctcaAGTTTTTATTTCTTCGCAAATTAGCTATGGAGGATGTAATAAAATATTTCTTGGGATCCTTCTCTGTGAAGCTTACaccttcttgttcttcttttccACAGTATTCACAAGCAAACTTGAGGGAAGAAAAGAGGAATCTATTTCTTGTTCTTTTCGACTACGTTTTGCATCAGATAAATGAAGCTTACGTGGCTGCTGGAGCTTCCGCATACAGCTATGAAGACATCCAACCGCTCGCTACAATGCTTACTCTTGCAGATGCGCCTGAAGCTTTTTACATTGCTGTTAAGCATGGAGTTGAAGGCATCGGAGAGATATTGAGAAGATCTATTTCTGAATCATTGTCCAGATATCCCAACTTTGAACGCTTAAATACGGTAGATTTCTCTGAAGTCTGAATTGATGAtgttaattttcttttgaaagcaGAATgcaagtatatgatatatctgagaTTTCTGTGGAAATCTTGCAGGCTTCTTGCGTTTTGTCTTTGCAATTTATGTGTGAAAATTCTGTTTTGAGCAATGATTTAGCATTACACCCACCCATTCAGTAAATACACTGTTTTTCTACTTCTCATCATTCAAGAGTAAGAGATtagttaaaaaaaaatttcagcagCAACAATTTTATTGAAGGAGCAAACTAAGGGATCTATCCATTAACATAATGGATAATAGAaacttatattattatataatttaGCACAGAAAGATGTTGCCTGTCCAAAGTTTAGGGTACAAAGTCATGGTAAGACGGTTATGATATGGCCATATCGGCCCCCTCCATTACAGAATATGGGGGTGAATTGGTCAACTGGGAGAAAAATGGGCTGTATTCAGCTAGTATCAATAGACTCTCCTGCTCcccgcacccccccccccccccccctgcatTTCGACCCCAAAGAAAGCTTAGAAAATAAATCTGGGCCTATTTCGGCAATCAAAAAACACAAGGTTGAGTCAGATTCAACGATTCGAACGAGAATTGATCATTTTGTGGAAAATTGGGAAATGGGGATAatcatttttttgtcttttttcttttttttttcccccttcctgAAATGCTAATCAATTTAGTAAAGCACAGCCGAAGCCAAAGAATACAAGAAAAACAGGagaataaatacaaatcattcaCTTTGGCCAttattcaccaaatcatgcttgatgcATTTGATTAGGGCGCCATTGTTTGACTTTGAGCAGGTCAAGCTGACAGACATCATTCTTATTAAAGAATGGTCTGATAgaccattgaatacatgttaaagatacaaaaaaaaaagaagaagataaactaTGACGTTTTACTCTTTTTTTAGCCCAATAATTTTTCAAGCCATTTTGGGCCCATACAGTCTGAAATGCCCTGTGTCATATCATTTTTGGGGCTGACCGATATGCCTGCTGATACTGTTATTCAAGGCCTTGGTCTAGATATCCATTACAAATCTATTTTCTATaaagtttcttttctttttgcagCTTTTGGAGAAGATCACAAGGAGGCTTGATTCAACTATAAGCATGTTCACTCATTTGGATGAGGAGTTCTCGTACATGATCCGCATAACAAAATCTTATAAGTCTTTGGAGAGAATTGAGCATGGACTTGAGGAAGTTGATGTTGGCATGAAAATTAAACTTTCTTGGGCTACTTTACATTCTCTTCTTCACTCAGAACGATCTTCCTATCGCCATAATGGCTATATTTGGCTTGTTGAATTGCTTGTTTCGGAAATTAGTGAAGGGGATACAAGTATTTGGTTGAATATCAGTAATTTACGGAAGCAAATTGGAATTGCTGGTAATCAGGATTCTTCAATGGACTCGTCAGTTCCTTTACCCATTTGTATTTTGTGTGGGCTACTGAAGTCAAAGCACAACTTTATTAGATGGGGATTCCTTTTTGTCTTGGAGAAGCTTCTTATGCGCTTGAAATTGTTGTTGGACGAAAATGAGCTGCAGCAGAAGGGCAGTGGGGAAGTTGTTAGTTCTGGTCAGAGAGGTAACTGCCTGGATGAAGCAAATGCAGTGATAGACATAATGAGCAGTGCTTTGTCCTTGGTTGTTCAAATCAATGAAACAGATCGAATCAATATCTTAAAGGTATTTATATGGAACTTTCTTTCAATTAACATCCGTTGAAGAAGTATGTTTCccaataaagataaataaataaaaaatctgttGATATTGATTTTGAGGCAATCTGTGATTATGAGTATGCAAAGCTTCTGTATATTCATGCAAAATGTCAAATGTGCTATTGTCCGTCAGTTTCAAGAAGTGACCCAAAACATAATGCCTTCCTAAGTTGACCGTGATTGAATATGAAGTTTGTTATCGtttttaagggcccatttggaagctccCAGATTTTTGCTGGATGGGATGTGCACACTCAAATTGCGATTCTTATGCAACTTGTGGTTTGGAGCAGAAAATGCAAATAAACTGGAGCCTGCCTAATGTGTTTCTTGTTACTGCTCTGCCCCAAATACAAGATGGGCTGGCTATACCGAAAATTTGGACTGAATCCTGATTTGGGCAGACtactaaacaggccctaaacaaCAAATACAAGCCTACCTGTTCTGCTATTTACACCGAAGTCAGTTATCATCGATGAATCATTCTTCCTTCCATCATCATTTTCAGTCTTTCTCCAACAATCCAGGGTTGgtttttaaatggtggattgGCAGAAGTTATATGATTGGCTGCCCACAGAACATCAACCTTCCTCCTTTACCTGTGTTCTGTACCAGTCTTGGTAGAGGCTCTTGCCCACCATTTTTCCGACTTCCCTTGCCGACATTATTCGATCAACTAGAGGCTATTCACCTTGGAGATGTCATCCGAATTTTTAACGGCTGTCGCCATGGCACATCAGATACCACATGACATGCAGTGCTCATGGTCCATAGTTCCTAATTCCCAAATTAATTATGGGCTATTCCTGCCTATCTATTTGAGATTAATATAAGCTATTCTGGGAATCTTTTTTACATACTTGGTTTACACTTATTGATTAATGGCCTTTTGTAAGTATACATAGCCTtaaaacttcttcttttttttgtttaatcTGATAACCACCTCTTATTTCTTCAATgcgatttatttctttctttttttcatctaATTGACTTAACTTTTCTTTATTAGGCATGAGTGTTCAAAGAAAGTGTTGCAACACATTACCTCTCCACATGTTTGTTGTGACAGATCCTCTCCTGACTTTGTTCTGTCTATTTGAACAGATGTGCGACATGCTACTTTCTCAGTTATGTCTGAGAGTTTCCCCTGCAACTGGAGTGTGTCTTGGGGATCTCACATTCCTTGGTAACCTTTTTGGGTGTACAAATGAGAGCGGTAGGGCCGATGGAGGTCCACGTGTCCTGCAACAAGTAAAGAGCCATGGCAGAGATGAGCTGTTGGGAGATATCGGTAGCAGCAGTCAGCCGGATCACCCGCCTTTAATTTGCAAGACCACATCGATGGCAGCATTGCTTCTTAGAGGATATGCTTTTGTTCCTATGCAATTGGTGGAACGTGTTCCGACTGCTTTGTTCTATTGGCCATTGATTCAACTAGCTGGTGCGGCAACAGATGATATTGCTCTTGGTGTTGCTGTTGGCAGCAAAGGAAGAGGCAATCTACCTGGGGCTACATCTGATATTCGAGCGGCCCTCCTTTTGCTTCTGATTGGGAAATGCAGTGATCCTGCTGCATTTCAAGAAGTTGATGGAGAAGAGTTTTTTAGGTAAATGAGCTCCTTACTCCCCCATGGAAAATTTCTAAGATGAATTAAATGATCCTTAACCTGAGGATATTCATGGTATCCTCAGGTTTTGCAGTTGAAGCCCATGTTTCAGCAATTCCAGCCAATGATATGCTGGGTCCACCGTCGATGGTCCATGCCCCAAAATTTtatccatccaatctttggccttttgTCAGTTGATGTGTGCGGTTATTGTATTCCTTTCTGAACCGTCTATTTAAAATCCATCAAATGACAGGTTATTCCATGGagatgatttttggggcatggtccatccaaagtggacccatcagatcaatggtctgtatCACCAAGCGATGGGCTCACTAATCAAAACTAAGGACCTGAGGATGCTCCACAAATCCTTGAGTTGAGGATCTCATGATTCCTCATTTTGTTAATTCGGGTCTTTCCACATATCAAACCTGTTGCCTTGTGGTTTTGCAGGGAACTATTAGATGACACAGACTCAAGGGTCGCATATTACTCTTCGGCGTTTCTTTTGAAGGCATGTGCATTATCGTTTCTAACATGTGCTCATCACATGCTTGTTTCTTATTTGGGTTTCTAACATTTTGAGAATATTTACTGATTGGAGCCTGTTGGATCAGCGAATGATGACAGAAGAACCTGAAAAGTACCAGCGCATGCTTCAAAGTCTAATTTTCAAAGCACAGCAGGTGGGTCCAGTTGGCATGCTGTTTGAAATCAGGCATTTGAATGTGTAATTTTCCTCCTTGAATAATAGATATAGAACTTTGGCATTTGAAGCTAACTCATGTTGTCCTGCTGATCAGAGCAACAACGAAAAGCTACTGGAGAATCCATACCTCCAGATGCGTGGCATCCTTCAGCTGTCGAATGATCTTGGAAATCAACTATAATCTAATTGACCTGTTTGTATCATATGTGGGTTTTGCTTGGCTTGGACAAACACAGCTAACATTGCACTTCGGCAGCTTGTGCTTGTCAAAGAGCAACAAGTTGGAATATCTGGCTGGCATTCGACACCATTATAGCCATCAGGTGATTATCTTTCTCAAATATTTGGAAGAGCTTCAAAATGCTGTATTTGGCCCGAAAAGGATTAAAATTTTTGTACTTTATCAGGCCACATATCAATTTGGATGGGTATGCATTGATATGGGTGTCGGATAAGGCTGAATAATTTGGTTGTATCTTAATAGAGGTTACAATGCTTGGGCTGAACCAATGGTATTATGGTTTAGACCATCTTGGTTTACGGTTGAGCTCTACATTTCAATGATTCAGATCATTTATCTTgttgccccaccatggatgggtgaTTGACCCAAAATCTCCACCCTGGAACAGCCCTAGCCATCAGGTAGTTGGatgttttcctattttggatGCATATTACTTTTGACTATCCATTCACATGTCAGAATTGGATGGCTAGGAATCCAACATGGGTGGCTTTTTTCAGTATCGTCCATCCACTTTGTGTTCCACCAGATGAACTGTCTAGATCgccaaaaggttggccccacctgCATGGAATACTTACCCAAATGAAAAGCCATCAGGTCTGACCAAGGGTTGTATATTTCCTCATCTTAATAGTTGAATGGCCATCATCTGTACGGAATGCTGGCCTCACATGGTTGCTTTAGACATCGATGTTTAGGATAGCATCTCGCTGGTCATTTTCTGAACCAGGTTCCTGAAAATGCCAAGTGATATCTATCTGCATCTTTATCACCGTCACCCCATGTTGTAGTGGGTGTTGTCGGTTGAAGTGGGCCTGATGAAATTTGTTGCAGTTTTGTTCCAGGCACCCAAGCAAAGCTTTTGAATAGCATTTTTCTGTTAGGAAGCAACAACTGAAGTGCACCATGTACAGGAGACCTTTGGAATAACTGAATTCATTGATTAGTTTTACTACTTCCTTCTGCCACCAAATGTGGTCGGGTGGACCTTTTTTATTTGATGTTCAGGTACCATCTAAAACCCtgttcttcttattattattaatgttattatttTGGTTATATCTTAAGCGTCATGTAATAGCTACTCACAACAGTAGGATTTTGAATCCTATTCTCCCCGCCAAGTGGGAACTTGGCATGTGAGAACGAGATACGGAAGTTCATCAGTCGTGTACCCCAGTGTCTTTAGTTTCAACTTATTTGTGGCCAATTTGATGGCCGAACGCCTGGTTTTCAGGCTGCCACGTTTACATGCACATGATGGATCCCTCCTTATGGTCTGGATCTCCCATGTGTGTCAGATTGGCACTTTCGTGGGGAGAGGAGGATTCAAACTCTTCCAGTGAGCAGCCATTGCATCtcttcatgtgatttggattGGTGATTtgtttgtttcctttttccaGGTTGAAGCAGTTCCAAGTTCTGTGTTTGAAGAGAACTTTAATTGGCATTTCAAGATGTGCTTTCTCTGTACAACTGACTTCCctcttttaaatttaatttgtacTCATATCTTTTTGGAAACCGAGGTTCATGCAATGTTTTTGTGAGGCATCCTCGGGTAATAAACTGGTTCTTGTATTTTAGTGAAAACAGGAGCTGAAAGTTAGTAGTGGACGGTGGAGACTGATGATGGCCGGTCGCATCGCTGCTTCTCGTACgtcttttgatcctttgagtgaTCTTTCAACTATGTAAATCTCTTAACTTGCttgttgttgttggttttttttttttggtcgctGTTCTATCCGACAGGGATTGTTGTAAAATGGGTTGTTGACAGATTCACTTGGTAAATGTTATTTTGAGTGTTTGATTCAGATGAATCATTTGGGGTCTTTTCTTTGAAAGTTAGCAGCAGGTGAATGGTAATTATATGCATGGCTTTTTTCACCTGTTCCCAAGATATATGTACAAacagatccagaccatttatccaACAGTCCCACAATTTCTGGGCTATGACCTGATTATGTGTACAATAGAACAATTCGAATCACTCAGTCGGAAATGACTTGTAAATGGACGTCGGTCCTCTTTTCCTCAAATCAAGTGCTTAGGAATGTCCGTCTGGGctgtttttgggccatgccccTTCCCTGGCATGGCCCGCtgaatggatggtccggatcatgtAAGCTTGCCCAGTTCCCGATAGGAAATGGTGTGATCATGGTTGCAATTAGCTTCATACAATTAGAATAACTGGTAACAGCAAGCAACAAGGTTGGAAGCTACAAGAAAACATGCATTACTCCTGAAGTTCCTTTCAGCATTTAGGAGTAGCTATTCTTTGATTGATCATATAGGCAGCCGACCCAAGTAGAGAACGGACATCCAGTGCCTATTTGAACCAATCAAAGGAGCGGAGGCACCCCTACAATGAAATGGTCATTCTCCTTTGGAACTCGTTTGACCTATTGCACTTGTATTATTggcttgtaatttttatttttatttttttttaattatatttcatATATCATCGCAAATGCTGTACGGCTTGAGTCGGGAAGACCCGAGAGGGCCCTCCTATCGTAAAAGCAGAAGCACGAGAAAGGAATGAAGAAGTAGTAGGGGCTTGAGGTTCTCCCTGCCTGCACTTCCCATTCAAGCCAGCTCATCTGCTGGGCAATTGGCTTATCTGGGGCAGTGCGAGAAGTGGACCATGAAGGAGTGAGAGAGAGCGTCAATCCTTGTACACCAATACCACATGGACCATGAAAGGGAGGTGCCTGAGATGAGGGCAGAAATCACAGACAAGGAATCACTAGCAATCTCCACAAAGCCACGGTTAGCACAAAGGCTGAGCCCATCAAGGATTGCTCGGATTTCAGCACGGTGTTGGATCCGATTCCGTAGGAATAGGAGAACGCGAAGAGAGTATGGCTGGCCTCATCTCTGGCTAGAGCCCGAGTTACCCCGAGATGAACCATCAATGTTTAGTTTGATCCAGCTAGGTTGCGGCCTGACCCATTTAACAATAGAAGGAGCTGATGGGGGGCTGTGGCGAGAGGGCATGCGTAAGGCATGGATGGCTGCTGATGGAATTCCGTCGATGGAGACATTGGCAGGGAGGAGGGCTTAGCTGGATGATCCAACGATGGATGTTGGCTAGAATGTTGGAGGTTGAAGCGTCGAGTCCGTCGAAACAAGCTGCATTCCTGGCTCTCTACAGCTCCCAAAAGATGAGTGTTGGCATGAGGCCCGGATCTTTGGTGTGGAGGTGGCCGCAGTACACCAGAGCGAGGTCATTCCAACAGCCATTGCAGGGGGCAGGCTGCCCATGCCcacggccctgatgaagtaatCCCAAACTGTCTTGGCTTTGGAGCCTACCAGAAATAGGTGATCAATGGATTCCGTCTGTGGAGTTAACGGAGCAGGGCAGTAGTTGCATCTAGATGCAAATGGGATACCCTTACTCTGGATTCTGACATCCACTGGGATTGCCTTGTGGATGAGTTTCCAGGTCAGCAAGGGCAGTTTGGGAGGCAATTTGGGGTGCCAAACCCATCTCGACCAGGTCTTCTTCCTGCTTGGAGACGGAGAATCTGGGTTGCTAGGCTAACAGAGAATTCCCCTGAAGAGGAGGGAGTCCAGAAGCATTTGTCGGCCGTGAGAGAGGTACAAATACCTTCATCCCTGATATGGTCGAATACAAACTGGGGCAGTAGGTTGCGCAGGGAGGTGAGACCATTCCAGCCAGTGGGCCCTATCAGATCCTTGACTGAAGCCTGCAGGAGGGACGCGGGGATCGGcacagttgcccatttgaggagggGGCCTAGGCCAGACCAGTTGGTCGTCCAGAAATTGCAGTCAGCTCTGCCCACCAGCCAATGAGAGTAAGGAGCTAGCAGCAGGGTGAGTTTGTGAATACGTTTCCAGATTGGGAATGCTACTGCGCACGCAGGGCCTGCACCTTGCCTTTGCACGTCAGCTGCATATTTGGCTCTAATGAATTTAGGCCAATAGCTGGATACATCACGGTGCTGGATCAGCCAAGCCATCTTGAGGCGGAAGGCTTTCATAACTATTGATAGGCTTTTGATCCCTAGGCCGCCTTCCGATTTTGGGAGTGCAATCGCTTGCCAGCTGTGTCAATGACATCTTTTTTTAGTTCCCTTCCAGCCCCAAAGGAAGTCAGCAAAGGAACTTTGGAGGTCTTTTAAGATGCTAGTTGGGACGTCCGTGGCAGCTAAGACGTGGATGGGCATCCCTGATAGGACGTGATTGAGAAGTGTTAACCTGCCAGCCTGTGCGAGGGTTCTAGCTTTCCAACTGGCCACCTTGTTGAGAACTTTGACAAGGAGTGGCAAAAAATTAGGCACGCCGAGGTCTGCCATTGAACTTTGGAGGTCTTTTATTGGCTGGTAATTAGAACTTCTGTGACTTTTTTGAAGAATTGCAGTTAATTCATGGACTTCTAGTTCTCCGTAAATGATAGGCCAACTGCTTGTGAATTAGTAGTTTTGGCGTGTTTGGTTGCCgcatgttttgttttattttattgtttcagGCCATTTGGTTGTGCCATAGAAGGATTAGCCAGGGAAAACAACCCGAGTAGCGGTATGCTTGACCCAGCGAGCCTATCCCAGTTTTGGGACTGGGTTTGGACCTACTAGCTTAGCCCGTAGGCAGGGCTTGGGTCAATCAATTTTTGACCTGGGATTGGGTTCAAAGTCCTTTTAGCCAAACTGGGCCCACCTTTGTCTGTAcatgttatatcctacaaatatgttATTCTAATCCTCATTTCGGCAATACACATATATTGCATATAGACTGTTGATTACGTTCTTCTAAATTTCTGTTTCTTTGtgaatgtatggcccacttgatcatcaACGGCTGAGGCCCATCTGATTTTTTGGCATCGAGAGGCTcctaaaaaatcttttttttttttttttccttttgttggaAACTGTTATGTATGTATGATCTAAAACACGAAGTTTGCTAATTGGAAACGTGGGAGCGTTGCCTGTAGACAATCAGGCACACGTGACAGTGAAACGAACACATGTAGAAGATCTGGGCTTTCCATCTGTTGAGCTACACTGTTTGGgttttctaccctaaaatcagGATATTTTGCATCGCAGGTGGGCCACTAATCAAATACAGAACAAATTGACTGAAATTTTGTTTTAACCGTCAGTTTACTGtgcattgggacccacttgaggaCTGAAAAGATCTGGTCTTTTTGAGGCAGAAGATCTGAGTTTAGAGGCAGCCCCTGCATCTttaagctctgtgggccctggCGATGTCCATCTGACATCTGGTCGGGCCATCAGATTTGCCAGTTCACAACCTGAGcccaagcccaaaaatcaggcagatctaaaagtcaagtgggacacacctcaAGAACCAGCTGGGATTGAATACCGACGGTTGAGAGCTTCCTGctgcccaccatgttgtttgtaTGCCATCGAACCCGGTCACAAGGTGATCCCTACTGGGATGAACGGAAAAAACaaatagcctgatttaaaacttttgtgggcccctgATGCTTTCGATGGTGGACGTTGGATCTTCGTTGTTTTTTTGGTCGTGTGGACAGTTTTGAGTATAATATAGTAGGATTTGATTGGACTATAACCTACCATAAAAGAAGAAACCATCGAAATGAAACGGTTGATGATAATAAG belongs to Magnolia sinica isolate HGM2019 chromosome 8, MsV1, whole genome shotgun sequence and includes:
- the LOC131252965 gene encoding uncharacterized protein LOC131252965 isoform X2, whose amino-acid sequence is MSRSFNSPSRSPGNSRLQHVGAVSQRQRSTAVKKTPEPLRRAVADCLSSASSLLLPSSHHGNPSVAASEAARKLRDYLAAPSTTDMAYSVLLEHALAERDRSPGVVARCVAVLKQYLLRYVPKEQTLQQIDSFCVNCIAECATVTNRTASTSLKSVGQHSALSVTSGTVRPPSSPVASFASGALVKSLNYVRSLVARHMPKRPFQPAAFAGASTASRQSLPTLSSLLRRSFNYQLGPGPLNARESPERREFSGLSALNSPSSERADVDEGIKYIAIDVLKWRWSGDREQQSSSVTTKSDGVRSAQELHIHSFLEVGAAALLVGDMEPKMKGKPQKYPYTRDISDLDPLLQPSTIVTATNFASAPSHLRAITASKRMKPGAHQVWEDVPVNTFRPRAHPLFQYRHYSEQQPLRLNPGEVYEVIAAVCSETSSPNANLMTMSSRLTNRSGKPSMDVAVSVLIKLVIDMYVLDSRTAAPLTLFMLEEMLKSPRLASRLRAFDLILNVGVHAQLLEPMLPEYTPTIEEEEESSQESYPTNEAENETIAKENIEPDKKDKRSSAIDNFESWLLGILYEILLLLVQVIKVLLEISREHSWAAAVRSKLICMLTNMCYQVPNESMDPDPNIPIFVVEQVDLLGGIEFICLEYSQANLREEKRNLFLVLFDYVLHQINEAYVAAGASAYSYEDIQPLATMLTLADAPEAFYIAVKHGVEGIGEILRRSISESLSRYPNFERLNTLLEKITRRLDSTISMFTHLDEEFSYMIRITKSYKSLERIEHGLEEVDVGMKIKLSWATLHSLLHSERSSYRHNGYIWLVELLVSEISEGDTSIWLNISNLRKQIGIAGNQDSSMDSSVPLPICILCGLLKSKHNFIRWGFLFVLEKLLMRLKLLLDENELQQKGSGEVVSSGQRGNCLDEANAVIDIMSSALSLVVQINETDRINILKMCDMLLSQLCLRVSPATGVCLGDLTFLGNLFGCTNESGRADGGPRVLQQVKSHGRDELLGDIGSSSQPDHPPLICKTTSMAALLLRGYAFVPMQLVERVPTALFYWPLIQLAGAATDDIALGVAVGSKGRGNLPGATSDIRAALLLLLIGKCSDPAAFQEVDGEEFFRELLDDTDSRVAYYSSAFLLKRMMTEEPEKYQRMLQSLIFKAQQSNNEKLLENPYLQMRGILQLSNDLGNQL
- the LOC131252965 gene encoding uncharacterized protein LOC131252965 isoform X3 encodes the protein MSRSFNSPSRSPGNSRLQHVGAVSQRQRSTAVKKTPEPLRRAVADCLSSASSLLLPSSHHGNPSVAASEAARKLRDYLAAPSTTDMAYSVLLEHALAERDRSPGVVARCVAVLKQYLLRYVPKEQTLQQIDSFCVNCIAECATVTNRTASTSLKSVGQHSALSVTSGTVRPPSSPVASFASGALVKSLNYVRSLVARHMPKRPFQPAAFAGASTASRQSLPTLSSLLRRSFNYQLGPGPLNARESPERREFSGLSALNSPSSERADVDEGIKYIAIDVLKWRWSGDREQQSSSVTTKSDGVRSAQELHIHSFLEVGAAALLVGDMEPKMKGKPQKYPYTRDISDLDPLLQPSTIVTATNFASAPSHLRAITASKRMKPGAHQVWEDVPVNTFRPRAHPLFQYRHYRYVLDSRTAAPLTLFMLEEMLKSPRLASRLRAFDLILNVGVHAQLLEPMLPEYTPTIEEEEESSQESYPTNEAENETIAKENIEPDKKDKRSSAIDNFESWLLGILYEILLLLVQTEEREERVWASALSCLLYFVCDRGKIWRSRLEGLDIRVIKVLLEISREHSWAAAVRSKLICMLTNMCYQVPNESMDPDPNIPIFVVEQVDLLGGIEFICLEYSQANLREEKRNLFLVLFDYVLHQINEAYVAAGASAYSYEDIQPLATMLTLADAPEAFYIAVKHGVEGIGEILRRSISESLSRYPNFERLNTLLEKITRRLDSTISMFTHLDEEFSYMIRITKSYKSLERIEHGLEEVDVGMKIKLSWATLHSLLHSERSSYRHNGYIWLVELLVSEISEGDTSIWLNISNLRKQIGIAGNQDSSMDSSVPLPICILCGLLKSKHNFIRWGFLFVLEKLLMRLKLLLDENELQQKGSGEVVSSGQRGNCLDEANAVIDIMSSALSLVVQINETDRINILKMCDMLLSQLCLRVSPATGVCLGDLTFLGNLFGCTNESGRADGGPRVLQQVKSHGRDELLGDIGSSSQPDHPPLICKTTSMAALLLRGYAFVPMQLVERVPTALFYWPLIQLAGAATDDIALGVAVGSKGRGNLPGATSDIRAALLLLLIGKCSDPAAFQEVDGEEFFRELLDDTDSRVAYYSSAFLLKRMMTEEPEKYQRMLQSLIFKAQQSNNEKLLENPYLQMRGILQLSNDLGNQL